The DNA segment CGACTCCCAGACGCGGGCGAAGTCCTCGTCGTTGGCGCTTTCTTCCTCGACCACCTGGTCCCAGGCCGCTTCGAGTTCGGCCAGGATCTCGGGCGACCAGCTGTGGATGGTCACGCCCTTTTCCTCCAGCTCGGCCAGGGCCGCGAACTGCAGGTACTCGCCCTCGGCGATGCCGTGGCGCACGGAGTCGCCGCAGACCGCCTCGATCTGGGCGCGCTGCGTGTCGGTCAGACCGTCCCACAGCGCCTTATTGATCATGAGGTCGAACATGGTCGACTGCTGGTGCCAGCCGGGGAAGTAGTAGTGCTTGGCGACCTGATAGAAACCGAGGTTCAGGTCGATCGCAGGCATGGAGAACTCGGTTGCGTCGATGGTGCCGAGCTCAAGGGCGGGGAAGATGTCGCCGCCGGCCAGCAGCTGGGTCGAGACGCCCATCTTCTCCATGACCTTCGCGCCCAGGCCGAAGAAGCGCATCTTCAGGCCGCGCAGGTCGTCGGCCGATTCGATCGGCTGACGGAACCAGCCCGAGGCCTCCGGCGCGATCACGCCGCAGATGACCGAGTGGATGCCGTAGCGGTTGTAGATTTCCTCGAACATCTCCTTGCCGCCACCGAAGTAGTACCAGGCTATGTACTCGCCGGAGCGCGGGCCGAAGGGCACGGCGCCGAACAGCGGCAGCGAGGGAACCTTACCGGCCCAGTAGCCGGGGGTCGACCAGCCGGCCTCGACCGCGCCGGTGGCGACGGCATCGAAGACCTCCAGCGCCGGCACGATGGCGCCCGGCTCCTGGAAGACGATGTTGATCTCGCCGTCGGAGACCTCGCGCAGCTTCTCCTCGATGCGCTTGCCGAGCGTGCCGAGCTGGGTGAGCGAGCCGGGGTATGTCGACTGCATGTTCCAATTGACCGTCTGGGCCTTGACCTCCGCCGTCGAGGCGAAGGCGCCCAGGCTGGCCGCCGCGGTCAGAGCGACCGCGGTCTGCGTGAGTGCGCGCACCTTCATGCTGGATTTCCTCCCTGTGATTGGCCTCCCCGCCCCGGGCTTATCCGGTGCGGCCCTTAACATTCGCTGTGCTTCGGAGGAGTCGCTGGCCTGCCCGCTTGTGCAGCCTGCCGAATTAGCCCCGGCTTTGCCGCTATCCCCCCGAAACGGCTTCGAACCCTAGCCAAGCTGCCCCCCGCCCACAAGCCGTAAGTCCGCAGTCGAGCGCAAGGACGGGCGGGAGGACCTCTGGAGGGACTGGGAGCCTCCGCATCCCACGCCCCGCGCGGCAGGTGTGCCGCCGTGGACCGAGGGAAGTAGGCGAAAGGCGCCTCTGCGGCGGATATCCGGGGTCGGGTATCCGGGGTCGGGTATCTGGGAAGGTCGTCCAGCCGGCAGCGCGCCGGGCATTGCACGGCAGGCGGGGCCGGGCTATATAGCGCCGCCCGAGCCGCGCGTCGGTCCGCAAGTCCTCTTTAAGGGACCGTCCTCATAAGGGACTGTCGTCATAAGAGGCTGTCTGTGGGCGCCGCCGGTCCGGTCGGGTCGCTCGGCGACCTCTTTGCCGGGGAGTAGCTCAGCCTGGTAGAGCACTACGTTCGGGACGTAGGGGCCGGAGGTTCGAATCCTCTCTCCCCGACCAGGTTAAAAGACAGAGGCGCCGCGGTTCAGACCGCGGCGCCTTTTTCGTTCGCAAAGGCCGTAGCGGGACCGCTGTTCCCCAAGCCTCCCAACGCATGCGGGCAAGTCGATGCGGGTGGCCGCCGAAGCGGGCGGGAAGGGGCCCGGCTCCGGCGGCCGTCGCGCGCTCGGCCGGGTGGGGATCGGCGGCGCAGCGACTCTCTGTCCATCGCAGCGACTCTCAACGTCTCTTGGGATGGATGTCGCTTTGCTTACGGCTTGTTCCTTGCAAGCCGCTTACGCGGCGGTGCGCGGTCGTCGTGCCCGGATCGCCAAAGCTTGCAGCTTCAGACTCGGGGTTAGACGCGGGGCGCCTTATCGATCAGTTCGGCCTCGTGGTGCAGCGCGCGGGCCTGGCGTTCGTGCCAGTCGATCGCGGCGCGTTGTTCGGCCGAGAGGAAACCGGGGCCGCATTCCAGGGTCATGGCTTCGCCGCGGTGGACCTGAGCACGCTCGTGCAGCAGCGCCACCTGGAGTGCGCGGTAGTCCGTGTTGAGCGCGGCGGCGATCTTTTCGGCCGTGCGCTTCTCGCCCTCGCAGACCTCGCCGGGGCGGCGCGCTACGCCGAGCGGATAGATCAGGCGGACCTCGATGGTTTCCAACAGCCGCCCGCGGGCGTCGCGCAGTAGCACCTCGTTGGGATTCTCGGGATCGACCCGGTAGAGATGCAAGCCGGCCGCAGCGGTCGTGCTTCCCGAGGATCTTTCATGATCCCTATCCCTGAGTCCGCCAGACGGGATCGTGGCTTCGGACGGCTGCGGCATGGCGGCTCCCCGGAGAGCGGAGGGGTGAGGCGCCGCTTCGGGCTTCACCGGTCCGCTGATGCGGCCGAGGGCCCGCCGCGCAGCCTCGCCAGCGTCGGTGCCGGCGAGGAGAAAACGATACGAGTTGTATCACAGAGAGTCAATACTATCTGTATCGATACGGTGAGATTTTTTAGATTTCCTTGATGACCTGGATGACGCGACCGATCACTTCGACCGTTTCGTCGGGGAAGATGGTCTCGTGCGGGTGGGTGCTGTCCGGCTCAAGCCGGGTCGGATTCGCGCGGTAGCGTTTGAAGGTGGCTTCGCCGCCGTTGGAGAGCCGGAAGACGTAGTAGCGGCCGTCGATCAGGTCGCGGTCGCCATAGTCCACGACGATGACGCTTTCCTCCGGCGCGATACGATCCATCGAGTTTCCATGCACGCGCAGCGCGAAGACCGTGCTTCGCATGTGGGATACGATCACAACGTCACCCGAGCCTGCCGGCATCGTATCCGACGCCGTCCACTGTCCGGCCTCTACCCAGGATATAATGGGTGCGTGGTGAATCTGCGTCTGTACCGGGCCAAGTTCCTTCGGGTTCGATTCGCCCGTCAGCAGCCAAAGATAGGGAACGTTGAGTTTCTTCGCGTAATCCCGGATCTGTTCCGGCCCCGGCGTGCGCTGGCCGTTCTCGTGATGACGGTAGGTTGCGTCCAGCATGCCCATGGCGCGCGCGAAGGCGGCGGCCGACGTATAACCGGCCGCCTCGCGAGCTTGGCGAAGGCGTTCTGCGACCTGAGACATGGCCAACATTGTGGCCGATACGATCTGCGATGTCCGATACATGATGTATTGATTTTATCTGATACGATATGTATCGTTCGTGACCATGACTCAAACCCGACGTCTCCGGGCGATCCGCCCGCGCCCGCGCCCGACCGTCCGGTCGCACCCCCAACCGACCGTCCGGTCGGAGGTGCAGTCGATGCTCGCTGCTTCGCATGGCGCTCCCCTTTTCAGTCTTGGGTCGTATTGCATCCACTTATGCACTGCCTATCCGGGAGGATGTCGCATCGACTCCCCGGGAATCAACCGAAAGGCTTCTCGAGAGGATCGAAGCGCGCCTTTCGCCGCGGCGCGCGCGGGGGGGCGGCGCAAGACGCGCCCGGACCCCGGCAAG comes from the Algihabitans albus genome and includes:
- a CDS encoding TRAP transporter substrate-binding protein, producing the protein MKVRALTQTAVALTAAASLGAFASTAEVKAQTVNWNMQSTYPGSLTQLGTLGKRIEEKLREVSDGEINIVFQEPGAIVPALEVFDAVATGAVEAGWSTPGYWAGKVPSLPLFGAVPFGPRSGEYIAWYYFGGGKEMFEEIYNRYGIHSVICGVIAPEASGWFRQPIESADDLRGLKMRFFGLGAKVMEKMGVSTQLLAGGDIFPALELGTIDATEFSMPAIDLNLGFYQVAKHYYFPGWHQQSTMFDLMINKALWDGLTDTQRAQIEAVCGDSVRHGIAEGEYLQFAALAELEEKGVTIHSWSPEILAELEAAWDQVVEEESANDEDFARVWESLSTFRENYKRWGELGYLQ
- a CDS encoding LexA family protein encodes the protein MSQVAERLRQAREAAGYTSAAAFARAMGMLDATYRHHENGQRTPGPEQIRDYAKKLNVPYLWLLTGESNPKELGPVQTQIHHAPIISWVEAGQWTASDTMPAGSGDVVIVSHMRSTVFALRVHGNSMDRIAPEESVIVVDYGDRDLIDGRYYVFRLSNGGEATFKRYRANPTRLEPDSTHPHETIFPDETVEVIGRVIQVIKEI